The proteins below are encoded in one region of Telopea speciosissima isolate NSW1024214 ecotype Mountain lineage chromosome 10, Tspe_v1, whole genome shotgun sequence:
- the LOC122641421 gene encoding myb family transcription factor PHL5-like, translating to MNTHKLECQEPNNGWLSDYSLELSDRSSGNFGSRQSWNMGVCFESPSSAMGGGSLLENHRSANPAGTISSHFGSTTSTFYTAQDYIGFPQCQFQVDTFPWSPQLHKNYELAIPSLQPYEDPLSINSAKHDDIDLQSRDTLQSVVKLPLHSNQKSVFCDDSNRISSRYLRGSDYIPLLQNKLAGKEATLANRHLSVPIQRSQNPRVGCNPFTALAQPSFHHQPDRQSLRPTSGGVSFTSGSPVSSGAAASSKTRIRWTPDLHERFVESVNRLGGADKATPKGILRLMDSEGLTIFHVKSHLQKYRTAKYMPESAEGKSDRKTCSNNIAQIDTKTCMQITEALRQQLDVQRHLHEQLEIQRNLQVRIEEQGRQLKMMFEEQQKTNQSLFQTENLDNLFPEKLNSLEDIQASTVGEQSESSYFHSEIS from the exons ATGAACACTCATAAGCTTGAGTGCCAAGAACCAAACAATGGATGGCTGAGTGATTATTCTTTGGAATTATCTGATCGCTCCTCTGGAAATTTTGGTTCTCGGCAGTCTTGGAATATGGGAGTTTGTTTCGAATCTCCATCATCCGCTATGGGAGGAGGATCTCTACTGGAAAACCACAGGAGTGCTAATCCTGCTGGTACAATTTCAAGTCATTTTGGATCAACAACTTCTACTTTTTATACAGCTCAAGATTACATAGGTTTTCCACAGTGCCAGTTTCAAGTTGACACATTCCCGTGGAGCCCCCAGCTTCACAAGAATTATGAGCTAGCAATTCCATCATTACAGCCTTATGAGGATCCCCTTTCTATTAACTCAGCAAAGCATGATGATATTGACCTTCAATCAAGGGATACCTTGCAATCTGTTGTGAAACTTCCGTTGCATAGCAATCAGAAATCTGTATTTTGTGATGACTCCAATAGAATCTCCTCAAGATATTTGCGAGGGAGTGACTACATCCCTCTTCTGCAAAATAAGTTGGCTGGTAAGGAGGCCACCTTGGCTAATAGGCACCTCTCAGTCCCTATTCAAAGAAGTCAGAATCCTAGA GTTGGTTGTAATCCATTCACCGCTCTAGCACAGCCGAGCTTCCATCATCAACCGGACAGGCAATCTCTAAGACCTACTTCAGGGGGTGTTTCTTTTACTTCTGGCAGTCCTGTTTCATCTGGAGCAGCAGCGTCAAGTAAAACACGGATTAGATGGACTCCAGATCTTCATGAGCGGTTTGTTGAATCAGTGAATCGTCTTGGAGGTGCAGACA AGGCAACTCCGAAGGGAATCCTGAGGTTGATGGACTCTGAAGGATTGACCATCTTCCATGTGAAAAGCCATTTGCAG AAATATCGAACTGCCAAGTACATGCCAGAATCTGCAGAAG GAAAGTCGGACCGGAAAACATGTTCCAACAACATTGCTCAGATTGATACGAAAAC TTGCATGCAAATCACAGAAGCACTGAGACAGCAACTAGATGTACAGAGGCATCTCCATGAACAATTAGAG ATTCAGAGAAATTTACAAGTGCGGATTGAAGAACAAGGGAGGCAACTCAAAATGATGTTTGAAGAGCAGCAGAAAACAAACCAGAGCCTTTTTCAGACTGAGAATCTGGATAATTTGTTCCCTGAAAAGTTAAATAGTCTTGAGGATATTCAGGCTTCTACTGTAGGAGAACAATCTGAGAGTTCCTACTTCCACTCCGAAATAAGTTAG
- the LOC122641409 gene encoding dolichol-phosphate mannosyltransferase subunit 1, protein MAEKIKEEERINNYKYSIIVPTYNERLNIALIVYLVFKHLRGVDFEIIVVDDGSPDGTQEVVKQLQQVYGEDRILLRARPKKLGLGTAYVHGLKHASGDFIVIMDADLSHHPKYLPSFIRKQMETGASIVTGTRYVGGGGVHGWNLMRKLTSRGANVLAQTLLWPGVSDLTGSFRLYQRSVLEDVINSVVSKGYVFQMEMIVRASRKGYHIEEVPITFVDRIFGSSKLGGSEIVEYLKGLAYLLVTT, encoded by the exons ATGGCGGAGAAGATTAAAGAGGAGGAGAGGATCAACAACTACAAGTACAGTATCATAGTCCCTACCTACAACGAGCGTCTCAACATCGCCCTCATCGTCTATCTCGTCTTCAAACATCTGAG GGGTGTTGATTTTGAAATAATTGTTGTCGATGATGGGAGTCCTGATGGCACTCAAGAAGTTGTAAAACAGTTACAACAAGTGTATGGCGAGGATCGTATT CTATTAAGAGCTAGACCAAAGAAACTTGGTTTAG GAACTGCTTATGTTCATGGTCTGAAGCATGCATCCGGGGATTTTATTGTAATCATGGATGCTGATCTATCCCACCAT CCTAAGTACTTGCCAAGCTTCATCAG GAAGCAGATGGAGACTGGTGCAAGTATAGTTACAGGCACCAGGTACGTTGGAGGTGGTGGCGTGCATGGATGGAACCTTATGCGCAAACTGACCAGTAGGGGAGCCAATGTACTTGCTCAAACACTTCTATGGCCTGGTGTATCAGATCTGACAGGATCTTTCCG GCTTTATCAGAGATCTGTTCTTGAAGATGTCATAAACTCCGTCGTTAGTAAGGGATACGTATTTCAGATGGAAATGATTGTCCGCGCCTCCAGAAAAGGGTACCATATTGAAGAG GTACCCATAACTTTTGTCGACAGGATTTTTGGGAGTTCAAAGCTTGGAGGATCTGAAATTGTTGAATATCTGAAAGGCCTTGCCTATCTGCTGGTCACTACCTAA
- the LOC122641422 gene encoding UBP1-associated protein 2C-like isoform X1, translated as MEDVKKRKLDETSNGQSSLSLEQLRLLLDPLRRDQLLDLLLKLGSQYPSVAEEIKSIASADPVHRKLFVRGLAWDTTSETLCAAFQMHGEIEEGAVIIDKATAKSRGYGFITFKHMESTQSALKEPSKLIDGRLAVCNLACESLSSASITPDQALRKLYIGGLSPETTSEILLNFFCRHGEIEEGSVAYDKETNKSRGFGFVTYKTVEAARKAIDDPNKILGGRNITVKVADTQKGKVVQTQLPAAVVPIAISVPAGYAQQAHVVNTASVGYSAYPQSVAAYPSSAYPDHAATAAAPYPPQTQISYAPVAIKKELVGLPTAAPAGISGYPYYFPKQ; from the exons ATGGAGGACGTGAAGAAAAGGAAGCTCGATGAGACGAGCAATGGACAGTCTTCGCTTTCGTTAGAGCAGCTTCGCTTGCTTCTTGATCCCCTCAGAAGAGACCAGTTGCTCGATCTTCTTCTCAAGCT CGGGTCCCAATATCCTTCAGTTGCAGAAGAAATTAAAAGTATTGCAAGTGCTGATCCAGTCCATCGAAAGCTTTTCGTTCGTGGCTTGGCTTGGGACACCACTTCAGAGACCCTGTGTGCT GCATTCCAAATGCATGGGGAAATCGAGGAAGGAGCTGTGATTATTGACAAAGCCACTGCAAAATCTCGTGGGTATGGGTTCATCACGTTTAAACACATGGAGTCAACTCAAAGTGCATTAAAGGAACCTAGCAAATTGATTGAC GGTCGCTTGGCCGTCTGTAACCTAGCTTGTGAGAGCCTAAGTAGTGCAAGCATAACCCCTGATCAAGCGCTGAGGAAGCTCTATATTGGAGGCCTTTCTCCAGAAACCACCAGTGAGATTCTGCTCAACTTTTTTTGTAGGCATGGTGAGATAGAAGAAGGTTCAGTTGCTTACGACAAAGAGACAAACAAATCTCG TGGCTTTGGCTTTGTTACATACAAGACAGTGGAGGCTGCAAGGAAGGCCATAGATGATCCAAATAAGATTCTTGGG GGACGGAACATCACTGTGAAAGTTGCTGACACTCAGAAGGGAAAAGTGGTACAAACACAGCTACCAGCAGCAGTGGTCCCTATAGCCATTTCCGTGCCAGCAGGATATGCTCAACAGGCACATGTTGTCAACACTGCTTCTGTAGGCTATTCTGCTTACCCTCAATCTGTAGCAGCATATCCTAGTTCTGCTTACCCGGATCATGCTGCCACAGCTGCTGCTCCATACCCGCCACAAACTCAGATTTCTTATGCTCCGGTAGCTATAAAGAAAGAACTTGTTGGACTTCCCACTGCAGCACCAGCTGGAATAAGCGGGTACCCATATTATTTTCCGAAACAATGA
- the LOC122641422 gene encoding UBP1-associated protein 2C-like isoform X2 — MEDVKKRKLDETSNGQSSLSLEQLRLLLDPLRRDQLLDLLLKLGSQYPSVAEEIKSIASADPVHRKLFVRGLAWDTTSETLCAAFQMHGEIEEGAVIIDKATAKSRGYGFITFKHMESTQSALKEPSKLIDGRLAVCNLACESLSSASITPDQALRKLYIGGLSPETTSEILLNFFCRHGEIEEGSVAYDKETNKSRGFGFVTYKTVEAARKAIDDPNKILGATLVLDCLAWAVDSSCILVLNGRRDGTSL, encoded by the exons ATGGAGGACGTGAAGAAAAGGAAGCTCGATGAGACGAGCAATGGACAGTCTTCGCTTTCGTTAGAGCAGCTTCGCTTGCTTCTTGATCCCCTCAGAAGAGACCAGTTGCTCGATCTTCTTCTCAAGCT CGGGTCCCAATATCCTTCAGTTGCAGAAGAAATTAAAAGTATTGCAAGTGCTGATCCAGTCCATCGAAAGCTTTTCGTTCGTGGCTTGGCTTGGGACACCACTTCAGAGACCCTGTGTGCT GCATTCCAAATGCATGGGGAAATCGAGGAAGGAGCTGTGATTATTGACAAAGCCACTGCAAAATCTCGTGGGTATGGGTTCATCACGTTTAAACACATGGAGTCAACTCAAAGTGCATTAAAGGAACCTAGCAAATTGATTGAC GGTCGCTTGGCCGTCTGTAACCTAGCTTGTGAGAGCCTAAGTAGTGCAAGCATAACCCCTGATCAAGCGCTGAGGAAGCTCTATATTGGAGGCCTTTCTCCAGAAACCACCAGTGAGATTCTGCTCAACTTTTTTTGTAGGCATGGTGAGATAGAAGAAGGTTCAGTTGCTTACGACAAAGAGACAAACAAATCTCG TGGCTTTGGCTTTGTTACATACAAGACAGTGGAGGCTGCAAGGAAGGCCATAGATGATCCAAATAAGATTCTTGGG GCTACACTTGTTCTGGATTGTCTTGCATGGGCAGTGGATAGCTCATGTATCCTTGTATTAAATGGCAGAAG GGACGGAACATCACTGTGA